In the genome of Candidatus Microbacterium phytovorans, one region contains:
- a CDS encoding GntR family transcriptional regulator has translation MLTPELVRAVEALRGMVDVAVTQGLEKLPAERGLADRLGVSRNMVRRALEILESEGAVVRSPGRGGGAFITAVTDAAPVSPTLFDAHERKLERDLNAIKGIPQMLAEQGFEATTRVLSESIEPASPGIAAALRLRDGAPVVSLLRLRLADGQPLSLERMFLDAELFPDLLDHSPIGSLYALLATQYGVTVATAEEQVEVVEASRQVATLLDLKPWAPVLALRRVSRRDDGTPVEASIDLFRPELTRLIVRTVVGEH, from the coding sequence ATGCTGACGCCCGAACTGGTCCGAGCCGTCGAGGCGCTGCGCGGCATGGTCGATGTTGCCGTCACCCAGGGCCTCGAGAAGCTGCCCGCCGAACGCGGCCTCGCCGACCGGCTGGGTGTCTCCCGCAACATGGTGCGCCGGGCGCTGGAGATCCTCGAAAGCGAGGGAGCGGTCGTTCGGTCGCCGGGGCGCGGCGGCGGGGCGTTCATCACGGCGGTCACCGACGCCGCCCCCGTCTCGCCGACGCTGTTCGACGCGCACGAACGCAAGCTCGAACGCGATCTCAACGCCATCAAGGGCATCCCGCAGATGCTCGCCGAGCAGGGGTTCGAAGCCACCACGCGCGTGCTGTCGGAGTCGATCGAGCCGGCCTCGCCGGGCATCGCGGCGGCCCTGCGGCTGCGCGACGGCGCACCGGTCGTGTCGCTCCTGCGCCTGCGGCTCGCCGACGGGCAGCCGCTGTCGCTCGAGCGCATGTTCCTCGACGCGGAGCTGTTCCCCGACCTGCTCGACCACAGCCCGATCGGTTCGCTCTACGCACTCCTGGCCACGCAGTACGGGGTGACCGTCGCGACCGCCGAGGAGCAGGTGGAGGTGGTCGAGGCATCCCGTCAGGTCGCGACCCTTCTCGACCTGAAGCCCTGGGCACCGGTTCTGGCGCTGCGTCGGGTGAGTCGCCGCGACGACGGCACTCCCGTCGAGGCATCCATCGATCTGTTCCGCCCGGAGCTCACCCGCCTCATCGTGCGCACCGTCGTCGGCGAGCACTGA